One Kineococcus radiotolerans SRS30216 = ATCC BAA-149 DNA window includes the following coding sequences:
- a CDS encoding Rv3235 family protein, translating to MTSSTAALLDEPPGTGRVPLPYGLPPYVDEREDAFGPEGPVLTHLDPDQGVLELVLVDPRLLPPAELPEVTAWTRRYLVVMLEVLAGQRPPQQLLRWSSADIYAGVQRRTALRARLRTRTGRTVRPARVVSLRVSFPRDGVAEVGGVLQDGDRVRAVALRVDRSTDRSGERWRVTALELG from the coding sequence GTGACCAGCTCCACCGCCGCTCTGCTCGACGAACCCCCGGGCACGGGGCGGGTGCCGCTGCCCTACGGCCTGCCGCCCTACGTCGACGAGCGCGAGGACGCCTTCGGGCCCGAAGGACCCGTCCTGACCCACCTCGACCCCGACCAGGGGGTGCTCGAGCTCGTCCTCGTCGACCCGCGGCTGCTGCCCCCGGCGGAACTGCCCGAGGTCACGGCGTGGACGCGCCGCTACCTCGTGGTGATGCTGGAGGTCCTCGCCGGGCAGCGACCGCCCCAGCAGCTGCTGCGCTGGTCCAGCGCCGACATCTACGCCGGGGTGCAGCGCCGGACGGCCCTGCGGGCGAGGCTGCGCACCCGCACCGGCCGGACCGTGCGCCCCGCGCGCGTGGTGTCGCTGCGGGTGTCCTTCCCCCGGGACGGCGTCGCCGAGGTCGGCGGCGTGCTGCAGGACGGCGACCGCGTGCGCGCCGTCGCCCTGCGCGTCGACCGCAGCACCGACCGCTCCGGGGAGCGCTGGCGGGTCACCGCCCTCGAACTGGGGTGA
- a CDS encoding LysM peptidoglycan-binding domain-containing protein, giving the protein MRCSRHLLTLAVGLLLAGVPALAGAGLLALAAPALGTARAGTASVPDLLVAGCSTAGALLLAWLAVTVLLATADEVRARRHPRRRTRELPGVPRLVRRLVALVVGVLLGSTALSAGAAERGAATAAPELGWAASAPAAPGAAAPAALPDPGWAPLIPTVPRPAAPDRTGGSEVVVHRGDTLWSLASARCGPGADPGEIAAEQQRLHAANLDVIGEDPDLLLPGQVLRLT; this is encoded by the coding sequence GTGCGCTGCTCGCGCCACCTGCTCACGCTCGCCGTCGGACTGCTGCTGGCCGGGGTGCCCGCACTGGCCGGGGCCGGGCTGCTCGCCCTCGCCGCACCGGCGCTGGGCACCGCCCGCGCCGGGACGGCCTCCGTCCCCGACCTCCTGGTGGCCGGCTGCTCCACCGCCGGCGCGCTCCTGCTCGCCTGGCTGGCCGTCACGGTCCTGCTGGCCACCGCGGACGAGGTCCGCGCCCGCCGGCACCCGCGCCGACGGACCCGCGAACTGCCCGGGGTGCCCCGGCTCGTCCGCCGCCTCGTCGCCCTGGTCGTCGGCGTCCTGCTCGGTTCGACGGCCCTGTCCGCCGGGGCGGCCGAACGCGGAGCCGCCACCGCCGCCCCCGAGCTCGGCTGGGCGGCCAGCGCCCCGGCCGCCCCGGGCGCGGCCGCACCCGCCGCGCTGCCCGACCCGGGCTGGGCACCCCTCATCCCGACGGTCCCCCGCCCCGCGGCCCCCGACCGCACCGGCGGGTCCGAGGTCGTCGTCCACCGCGGCGACACCCTCTGGTCGCTGGCCTCGGCGCGCTGCGGCCCCGGCGCCGACCCCGGCGAGATCGCGGCCGAGCAGCAGCGCCTCCACGCCGCCAACCTCGACGTCATCGGCGAGGACCCCGACCTGCTGCTGCCCGGTCAGGTCCTGCGCCTGACCTGA
- a CDS encoding helix-turn-helix transcriptional regulator — MPARFVPLADVAETLAISSAQAYALVRTGELRAIKVGGRGQWRVEESELEDYIQRMYAQTRESVLAGEDHLTDQA, encoded by the coding sequence GTGCCCGCCCGATTCGTCCCGCTCGCGGACGTCGCCGAGACGCTCGCGATCTCCTCGGCCCAGGCCTACGCCCTGGTCCGGACGGGTGAACTGCGCGCCATCAAGGTCGGTGGCCGCGGGCAGTGGCGCGTCGAGGAGTCCGAGCTCGAGGACTACATCCAGCGCATGTACGCCCAGACCCGGGAGAGCGTCCTCGCCGGCGAGGACCACCTCACCGACCAGGCCTGA
- a CDS encoding AAA family ATPase, giving the protein MTLPVAVSVPGSAEARLLAGWEPLRRELVVVRRCPDVADLLAAAGAGLVRAVVVGADLPGCDSETVEAFRRWGVALLVLLPEGAGGEAAERRWRAVGALRFAGEDRPAADLAREVALAVEAVRAEDGGDGDPRGGAAEPAPGPLGPAVPGRTVAVWGPHGSTGRTTVAVNLAAELALADQAVLLLDADTRGAAVGQVLGLLDEAPGLLAALRSAADGRLDVAALRRHAAAVAPGLAVLTGSGDPARWSEVRPAAFRRVLEVGAAGHDWTVVDLPGGTDDLPDGFDGGRGRDAVTAATLEAAEVVIVTGTADPVGLQRFLRTWQRMPELAPDALVLPVVTRVRASAVGGSAARRTTSALHRLGGVEAPVLLPEDEAADTALLAGRTLAEVAPRSGLRRAVRRLAEHLEAVVDLPEDTADLSADPGFDRLLARR; this is encoded by the coding sequence GTGACGCTGCCGGTCGCGGTGTCGGTGCCGGGGTCGGCGGAGGCGAGGCTGCTGGCGGGGTGGGAACCGCTGCGCCGGGAGCTGGTGGTGGTGCGCCGCTGCCCGGACGTGGCGGACCTGCTGGCGGCGGCCGGGGCCGGGCTGGTCCGGGCCGTCGTGGTGGGGGCCGACCTGCCCGGCTGCGACAGCGAGACGGTGGAGGCGTTCCGCCGCTGGGGCGTGGCGCTGCTCGTCCTGCTGCCCGAGGGGGCCGGGGGCGAGGCCGCCGAACGGCGGTGGCGGGCGGTCGGCGCGCTGCGCTTCGCCGGCGAGGACCGTCCCGCCGCCGACCTGGCGCGGGAGGTCGCCCTGGCGGTGGAGGCGGTGCGGGCCGAGGACGGCGGGGACGGGGACCCGCGGGGCGGGGCCGCTGAGCCGGCGCCCGGTCCGCTGGGGCCCGCCGTCCCGGGGCGGACGGTCGCGGTCTGGGGACCCCACGGCTCGACGGGGCGCACGACGGTGGCGGTGAACCTCGCCGCGGAGCTCGCCCTGGCCGACCAGGCCGTCCTCCTGCTCGACGCCGACACCCGGGGGGCGGCGGTGGGGCAGGTGCTCGGCCTCCTCGACGAGGCCCCGGGGCTGCTCGCGGCGCTCCGGTCCGCCGCCGACGGCCGGCTCGACGTCGCCGCCCTGCGCCGGCACGCCGCCGCCGTCGCACCGGGGCTGGCGGTCCTCACCGGATCCGGGGACCCCGCGCGCTGGAGCGAGGTCAGACCCGCCGCCTTCCGCCGGGTGCTCGAGGTCGGCGCCGCGGGCCACGATTGGACGGTGGTGGACCTGCCCGGGGGGACCGACGACCTGCCGGACGGGTTCGACGGCGGGCGCGGTCGGGACGCGGTGACGGCGGCGACGCTGGAGGCGGCCGAGGTCGTCATCGTGACGGGGACCGCCGACCCCGTCGGGCTGCAGCGCTTCCTGCGCACCTGGCAGCGGATGCCGGAACTGGCTCCGGACGCGCTCGTGCTCCCCGTGGTGACGCGGGTCCGGGCGTCGGCGGTGGGTGGGTCCGCGGCGCGCCGCACGACGAGCGCGCTCCACCGCCTCGGTGGTGTCGAGGCCCCGGTCCTCCTGCCCGAGGACGAGGCGGCGGACACCGCGCTGCTCGCGGGCCGCACCCTGGCCGAGGTCGCCCCGCGCAGCGGCCTGCGCCGCGCCGTCCGCCGGCTGGCGGAGCACCTGGAGGCGGTCGTGGACCTCCCGGAGGACACCGCGGACCTGTCGGCCGACCCAGGATTTGACCGGCTGCTGGCCCGCCGTTAA